In the genome of Acidobacteriota bacterium, the window TGCTGGTCGCCGCGCTCGGCCCCCACCAGCTCGCGACCGCTCTTGATCAGCTCCGCGTCGCGGTAGCCGATGGTCAGGTTACCGCTGCCCTGGTCGGAGCGAATCTTGAAGGAGGCCTCGGCATCGCCCAGGATGGTGACGTTGCCGGAGCCGGTGTCCGCCACCACCTTGCGGGCCCAGTCGAGGGGACTGTCGACAGTGATGTTGCCGGAACCGGTGTCGAAGTCCATTTCCTCGGCGTCGAAGTCTTCGACCCGGATATTGCCGGAACCGGTGTCGATCATCACGCTGCGCACCCGGCCGCTGCTCACCTGTACATTGCCAGAGCCGGTGTCGACCTCCAGCTCACCCCCGCGGACGGCGGCGATCTCGACATCGCCGGAGCCGGTGTCGATCCCGACATCGCCATCGACGGAGCCGGTCGAAACGTTGCCAGAGCCGGTGTCGACCATCAGGTCACCTTCGAGATCGGCCAGGGTGACGTCGCCGGAGCCAGTGTCGAGGTCGTGGGACGCCTGCAACGACTCGACCTCGATCCCACCGACGAGGTTGCGCATGCCGACATCGGCACCGGACGGCACCTCGATGGTGAGGTGCGCATAGAGCACTGGAGCTCCGGAGGGCTTGCGGGTGACGGTCACCTTCTTCCCCAGGTAATAGGAGCTCGAGCTACCGTACCGGAGGAGCCCCATGCCCTTGCGGGGATAGGAGAACTTCCGGTGCTCGTCGACGGGATAGGAGAGGGCCCACAGGTCGACCCCCTTCTTGGTGCGATACTCGATCCAATCCATGCCTTCGAGAAGCTCCTGGGTCTCGCTGTCCGAGTCCCCCTTGGCGTGGATCTCGGCGGTCACCCGAACCTCGCTCCCGGAGCCTTCGACGATCTCGACGGTCCCGGCGAGATTGGCCAGGCGGACGTCCGCCGGGAAGGTCCGCTCGAGGGTCCGGCTCTCGGTCGCCACCGGGCCGGAGACGCCGGCTTCGATGTCATAGGTGCAGGAAACGTTGAGCATCGCCAGGGCGGCGACGCAGAGCAAGATCCAGCGGGGCGCTTGGCGCAACATGATTCTCTCCTCTCGCGAGTGTCCGTCCATTCCAACCTTCCTAGCCCCTACGGAATCTTCTCCGAGAAAGTTCCAGATTGGCTCTGCCGCCGACCATAGCGCAGGTGCTGAACGCCGTTCGAGTAGCTCTTGCTGGCCTCGAGCAGAAGATCCTCGGAAGTCGCGATCGCCTCGAAGAGGGGCACCCCTCGGCCGAGCAACCGAGGCATCAAAAAGAGCTCGTAGCGGTCGATGCGGCCGAGCCGTCGGAAGGAGGTGGCGAGGGCCGTGCCGCCGACCAGCCAGGCCCGGCGGTGGCCCCCTGCGGCAAGCTCCTCGAGAACCGGCCCGATGGCCCGCGCGGTCACCTCGACGCCGGCGACGTCACTTGCCGGCAGCCGGGACGAGAACACCACGCTAGGTTGTTCATAGGGCCACGCTCCGAAGCCCAAGACCTGCTCATAGGTTCGGCTGCCCATCAACAGCACATCGATGCCGGCGATGAAGCGGCCGTAGCCGTAGTCTTCGTCGGGCCCCTGAAACGGGCTCAGCCAGTCGACGCCGCCATCGGCCGTCGCGATGAAGCCATCGACACTGGCTGCCACGTAGTAGACGACTTCCACGGATCTCCCTTCGGAGTGCAGTTGTTCGACCCAGCCCGACCAAGGCTCGCGACCACCTCGGCCGAGAGCCGATTTCCGACACCAGCGGTCGCGAAAGGCTAAGATAGCGCGGTTGTCTCGATGGCGGGGTCCCTCGGGAGGGGCCGACCGGACCCTGCCAGGAATCGATGTGATGATTGTCGATCGTTCTGTTCCCATCCGCGCCGGACTTTTTGCGGGCGCACTCCCGGCCTCCCGTCTCTCCTTTCTCTAGTCATGGCCCTCGGCAGCAACGGCGGCGCAGCGGCGCGGAACGCCGGCCTGAGCACCTTCTACGGCGTCTTCACGCCGTCGATCCTGACCATTCTCGGCGTCGTCCTGTTCCTCCGCACCGGCTGGGTGGTCGCCAATGTCGGCCTGATGGGGGCTCTGGCGATCGTCCTGCTGGCCCATATCATCACCGTCAGCACGGCCCTCTCGGTCTCGGCCATCGCCACCAACATGCAGGTCGGCGCCGGCGGCGCCTACTTCATGATCTCGCGCTCCCTCGGACTCGAGATCGGCGGCGCCATCGGCATTCCGCTGTTCCTCGCCCAGACCTTTTCGGTCACCCTCTACTCCTTCGGCCTGGCCGAAAGTCTGCGCCTGTTCTGGCCCGAGCTGCCGATGCGACCGGTGGCCGCCGCCACCGTGTTGGTCGTCTCCTTGCTGGCCGGCAAGAGCGCCCATCTCGCCCTCAAGGCGCAGGTGCCGATCATGGTGGCCATCGCCCTCGCCCTGATCTCGCTGTTCATCGGCGCCGCCGGGCGAGTGTCCGAGAGCGTCCCCCTGTGGAGCGGCCTGGACTCGGGAGCGGTGGGTTTCTGGCAGGTGTTCGCGGTGTTCTTCCCGGCAGTGACCGGCCTGATGGCGGGCATCAGCCTTTCCGGGGACCTCGCCAATCCGACGCGCAGCATCGTCCGCGGCACCCTCTACGCCGTCGGTGTCGGATTCGCCGTCTACCTCACCGTCCCCTTCGCCCTCGCCGCCGCGGCGGACCCGCAGAGTCTCGCCGAAGACAACCTCATCTGGTTCAAGCTGGCGGCGGTCCCGGTGCTGATCTTCCCGGGCCTCTTCGGCGCCATCCTGTCGTCGGCCCTCGGCAGCATTCTGGGTGCGCCGCGCACCCTCGACGCGCTGGCCGGCGACCGCGTGGTTCCGGCCATGCCGCCCAAGATCCTCGGCCTACCGATCGGCAAACAGCTTCCCCACCTGCTGTCGACGGCCGTCGCCCTCGCCGCCGTCGGCCTCGGCGGCCTCAACGCCGTCGCCCCGATCCTCACCATGTTCTTCCTCACCACCTACGGCGTCATCAATCTGGTGGCCGGCATCGAGAAGATCAGTCGCTCGCCGTCCTTCCGCCCCACCATCTCGGTGCCGTGGGTGATCTCACTGCTCGGCGCTTTCGGTTGCGTCTGGGTGATGATCCTGATCAATCCGCTGGCCGCCGCCGTCGCCATCGTGGTCGAAACCGCCGTCTACCTGGCCCTGCGCCGCCGCTCCCTCGGCGCTTCCTGGGGGGACCTGCGCTACGGCGCCCTGATGTCCCTGGTGCGCACCACCCTGCTGCGCCTGCGCCGCCTGCCGATGGATCCGCGCAACTGGCGACCCCACATCCTGGTCTTCGCCGACGACGCCCAGCGCCGCCTGGAGCTCATCCGCTTCTCCTCCTGGCTGAATCAAAACCGCGGCATCCTGACCGTCTCGGAGCTCCTCATCGGCGACCTCGAAGAGCTGGCGCCGGCAATCCCCGAGCACAATCAACGCACCAACGAGTTCCTCCACCGACACGGCATCGTGGCCTTCGCCGAGGTCGAGATCGCGCGCGACTTCGAGTCCGGCGCCCTCAACATCTGCCAGGCAAACGGCATCGCCGGCCTGGCGTCCAACACCATCATGTTCGGCTGGAGCGACCAGCTCGAGCGTCTGACCAAGATGCTGCGCATCGCCCGCGGCGCCGCCTCCCTCGGCAAGTCGACGATTCTGTGCCGCATCGCCAAGCGCAAGTGGGCCCGCCGCCAGCGCCGCATCGACATTTGGTGGGGCGGCCTCGAGAACAACGGCGACATGCTGCTGCTGTTCGCCTACCTGGTGTCCCTCAACCGCGAGTGGTCCGGCGTTCAGCTCGCCGTCAAGACGGTGGCCTCGAACCAGATGACCCTCGACCAGACCCAACGCGGCCTCACCGCCCTCATCGAGCGTTGCCGGATCAAGGCCCACACCAAGGTCATCGAGCGCTCCAACGGCGAGACCGTGCGCAGCATCATCGAGCGCGAGTCCTACAACGCCGACGCCGTCTTCCTGGGCTTGAAGACCGTCAAGGCCGGTGAGGAAGAGGCCTACGCGCGCCGCCTGATGGAGCTCGTCGGCGACCTGCCGACGGTGGTTCTGGTGCGCGCCGCCGGGCCCTTCACCGGACAGCTCCTGTAGTCGATCGAGCCACGACGGCAGCGATCACGATCGCGCCGCCAGCCTTCCGAGTCGCGCCCCGGGGCGAGCCGGCCGGCAGCCGATAGAATGCCGGCTCCCGTAGACCCGCACCCACACGAGGAGATCTCCCGATGGTTCCGAGAATCGCTGCTACTGCCGCCATCACCTGCCTGGCGCTGTCGATCACCCTTCCCCTCGGCGCGCAAGACAGTCGTCGACTCGAGCTCGACGATGTCTTCCCGGCGGAGCGTCCTTCCCGCGGCGCGACCAGCATTACCTGGTCTCCGGACGGTCAGACGCTGGCCTTCGTCGAGTCCGACGAGAGCGGCGAAGCCCTCTGGCTGCTCGCCATGGCCGATGGCCAGCGGCAGGCGGCGCTACGGCCCGGCTCCCTGGGCGAAGAGGAGGGGGCGAAGGAGCTCGATCTCGAGGCCTTCCACTGGTCCCCGGACAGCCAGAGCCTGCTCTTCGCGACCGAGGAAGACCTCTTCTGGTGGCAGGTCGGCAGCGCTTCGCCGCGGCGCCTGACGACGCCGGACGGTGCAGTCGAAGATCCCAAGATCTCACCGAACGGCCAGCACGTCGGTTTCGTGCACGACTTCGACCTCTACGTCTTGCCGGTCGCGGCCGGCGCCGAGGCCAAGCGCCTGACCTTCGACGGACGCGAAAACGTCATTCTCAACGGCACCACCGATTGGGTCTACTGGGAAGAGATCTGGGGGCGCGCAGGGACTGGATTCTGGTGGGGGCCGGAGAGTCGTCGCGTCGCCTTCTACCGCTTCGATGAGACCGATGTGCCGACCTACACCCTGCTCGACTCTCAACCGCACTATCCCGAGGTCACGCTGCAGAAGTATCCCAAGGCCGGCGAGACCAATCCCCGGGTGCGGGTCGGCGTGGTCGACGTCGACAGCGGTGAGACCAGCTGGATGCAAACCGGCGAGGACGATCGCGAATACCTGGCGCGGATCTACTGGCGGCCCGACGGCAAGAGCCTCACCATCCGCAAGATGAACCGCGAGCAGAACCATTTTCAGACCCTCGCCTGCGCTCCCGGCGAAGGCACCTGCTCAGAGCTCCACAGCGAGCGCTGGCCGACCTGGATCAACATCGAGAACGACTTCTTCTTTCTCGCCGACGGCGGCTTCCTGCGCGGCTCCGAGGCAAGCGGCCGACGCCACCTCTATCGCCACGACGCCTCCGGCCGTCAGGTGGCGACACTGACCTCCGGCGAATGGGCCGTGGCCGGCGTCGAAACGGTCGACGAAGAGCGCGGCATCGCCGTCGTCTCGGCCTACGGTGAGGGCCCCGTCGGCGCGCAGGAGCGGCGGGTTCTGGCCGTCGCCCTCGATGGCAGCGGCATCACCGAGCTGACCAGCGGCGGCGGTTGGCACAGCGCCCAGGTGGCGCCCTCCGGGGGCCATTGGGTGCACTCCCACAGCACCGCCAACCGGCCGCAGCAGCGACGCGTCTTGAGTCCCGACGGCCAGGTGGTGGCCGACCTTTCGGCCGCCGAGATCCCGCTCGACGCCTCGACCCTGCCAAGCTGGGAGTTCCTCACCATCCCGGGTCCCGAGGGCTCGCGCCTGCCGGCCCGCATGATCCGTCCGCCGGGCACCGACGACACCACCCCGAGGCCGGTGATCATGTACCACTATGGTGGCCCGGCGTCGCAGGTGGTGCGCAACGGCTGGGGGCGGCGCGACCTGTGGCACAAGATGATGGCGAGCCGCGGCTTCGTCGTCTTCAGCGTCGACAACCAGGCGTCGGTCTTCTTCGGCAAGGCCGGTGAGGATCGAGTGCATCGCAATTTCGGGCCGACCAACCTGGCGGCCCAGCTCGCCGCCGTCGACTACCTGCGAGAGCAACCCTGGGTGGATGGCGATCGCATCGGCCTGTGGGGCTGGTCCGGTGGCGGCAGCAACACCCTCTACTGCCTGTTCAACAGCCCTGGAACCTGGAAGGCCGGTGTGGCCGGGGCTCCGGTGACGCGCTGGGACCTCTACGACACCATCTGGACCGAGCGCTACATGGATCACCCGCAGGACAACGGCGACGGCTACGAGCAGTCCTCACCGGTGACCCATGCCGGCAACCTGGAGGACACCCTGTTGGTGATCCACGGCGTCGCCGACGACAACGTCCACCCGCAGAACACGCTGATCTTGAGCCAGGCCCTGATCGCCGCCGACAAGGCCTTCGAACAAGGCATCTACCCGGAGCAGAAGCACGGCTTCCGGGGCCAAGCGGCGCGCCATTTCTACGCCCGCATGACGCAATTCTTCGAGCGCGAGCTGGCGGAGTAGGCCCACGAGAAAGGGCGGCCCGGCACACCCGGACCGCCCGCGGTCTTCAGGCATCGCCCTCGTCGGCTGACGCGCCGAAGGCCCGATCTCCCAGGGCGCGGAGCCTTCCGAAGAAGACCTTGCCTTGCTTAGGGGCAGCCGGCAGCGATTCGTTGCACCGCAGATCCGGCGAGCCCCTGGACTGCTACGATCCGATCGTGAAGGCCGTCCTCTACCGCAGCTACGGCGAGGCGAAGGTTCTCGAGATCGGCACCGTCGAGGCGCCGTTACCGCGACGGACCGAAGTTCTCGTGCGGGTGGCGGCCGCCGCCCTCAACCCCAAGGACATCCTGACCCGCAAGGGCAAGTTCAAGCTCTTCACCGGACGTCGATTCCCGATGGTTCCGGGCCTCGACATCGCCGGTGAGGTCATCGCCAAGGGCTCGGCGGTAGCCACCTACGACATCGGCCAGCGGGTTCACGGCATGCTCAACGGCTGGCGCGGCGGGGGCTGTGCCGAGCAAGCCGTGGCCGGCGAGTCGGAGCTCGCTCCCATACCGACCGAAATGAGCGTTGTTCAGGCCGCGGCCCTGCCCTTGGCGGGTATGACCGCACTGCAGGCCCTGCGCGACCTTTTGAGGGTGAAGGAAGGCGAGAGGGTCTGTATCAACGGCGCTTCGGGAGGAGTCGGAACCCTCGCGGTGCAGATCGCCAAACTCCTGGGTGCCCAGGTCGTTGCCGTCTGTAGCGGTCGCAACGCCGCGCTGGTGGCGGGACTCGGGGCCGACGAAGTCGTCGACTACACGCACACCGATGTCACCCGCTCCGGCCCCTACGATGCCTTTTTCGACGTCTTCGGCAATTGCCCACCGGCCCGGGTTTCGCGAGCCTTGCCTTCCGGCCGCCACTGCACGACCGTTCCCTCGCCCGGAGCCATCCTGCGCGAGCTCCAGGGGCGGCTCCTCGGGCGCCCCCGGCGCATGGTGATCGTGCGCGGCAACGGCGCCGACCTGCGCCAGCTCGACCAGTGGTACGCCGCCCGTGGGCTCGACATCGTCGTCGACCGCGTGCTGCCGTTTTCTCAGGCCGCCGAAGCCCACCGTTACCTCGAAACCAAGCGCGCCCGCGGCAAGGTGGTGCTGGTTCCGGATCCGCTGTTCGACCACCAGGCCTGAACCCAACGACCGATCGGGCCGAAGCTCGAAAAGAGCTCCAACCCGATCGGCCTTGAGGGGAAGCCGCCTTTCCCAGACTCAGGGCACCTGGTCCGTCCAGGAAGACGCGTCACCGGACTCGAAGCCATCGGCGAAGATGTCCTTCGACTGGACATCCATGGTCAGCCGGACCTCGTCGATGTCCTGCCCGGCGAGACCCGGAAAGATGATGCTCAATCGGCCGTCGAAGGGATTCGAGAAGGACGACGTGATGTCGATAGGTCCTCCAAAGAGCCCGGTGCCGTCGTTGAAGAACTCGACCATCGCCGAGCTCACCAGCACCTCTTCGTCGCTGTCCAGGGTGTCGTCGATCCCGATCTCGATGCATGCGGCATCGAGAGGCGTTCCGCTGTCGGGATCCTCGAAGCCGTCCGGGAAGAGGTCCTCGCCGTTGTCCGACTTGGCGGTGATTTCGCCCGTAAAGCCGTCCGAGTCGTTGGCGTCGGTCTCGAACTCGAAGACGAAGGGCTGAGTACCGTTGGTGTAAGGATCGAGCAGCTCGTCGAGACCGTCGAACAAGACTTCGTTGTCCCCGGTTCCGGAAGTATGAGGCGACGAGCAGTTTCCGTTCTCCCCCAGCTTCAGCAAAAAGTCGAAAATGTCCTCATCGAAGCCTTGAGCGCCATCGAGCACGTCGGTACCGATCGGCAAACCGACTCCAGTGAGGTTGTCCATGCCCGGGCTCTCGATATCCGCCGAACCTTCCTTCACCCGGTTCTCGGCCCCCTCGCTGTTGAGAGACGGCATGAGCTCCTTGAGCAGAGCCGCCAAGCCGGCGACATGGGGCGCCGAGGCCGACGAGCCGAAGAACGGGTTGAATCCCGGGGTTGCGGTGGATACTCCGTCGGCAGCAGAGACGTCCGGCTTCTGGCGCACCTCCGGCATCGGAGCTCCGAGCGGCTCATCGCCCGGATCGACGGCGGTCGCGACGGCGGGAGCCACCGGCGTGCCATCGGCTTCGAAGAAAATCCGGCGCGGGCCATCGGAGCTGAAGGTCTGAACCGGATTGGCAGGGCCGCCGGTGAAGACACCACCACCAGCGGTGGCGACGTTGACGGCTCCCACTGCCATCGCCCCTTCGGCCGCCGGGTGGCCGAAGACCTGACCATCGGTACCGCTGGCCAGGCGGCCGCGATGGGTGTTGACGTGGATGAAGCGGCTGACGCCGTCGAACAGCACCACCACCACCCGGTTGCCGGTGTCGTCATCGGCGATGCTGTCGACTGCCTCGACCGGATTCTGAGTGCCGTTCTGAGTGTTGGTCGAAGCATCGAGCACGTTGGCCAGGGCAGCATCGAGAATGAACAGGTCGTAGTCGTTGCTGGCGGCGCCGAAGGGGTCGGCCCACTGCAGGGTCACCAGGCTCGGCGAATCGAAGGTGATCTCGTTGTTGTTGGTGCCGCCGCCGAAATCGTGGGCCGACTGGCCATTGCCAGCGAGCGGACCGGGCAGTGCGATGCCCGAGTAGTCGCCTTCCCAGACGCCGGCCGTGCCGGAGTCGAGATTGCCGGAGTTGCCGGCCGACGAGTAGTAGAAGACACCCGCCGCCGCCACCTCGTTCACCGCCTGGGCGATGATGCCGTCCTGGAACACCGGCTCCGTGAGGTAGAGCACATCGTCGACGATGACGTTGCAGCCGGCGGCGGCGAGGTCGAGAATGTTCTGCGCCATCTGGGCCTGTCCGCCGGCGCCGGTGGCGAAGAAGAGATCCGCCCCCGGCGCCATGTCGTGGACGATCTCGAGCAAGGCCGTGCCTTCGCTGGTGCCGGGATTGCCGCTCTGGCCCGGCAGCACCGTGACACCCGCCGGAAGATCTCCGGAACCCTGCAGCGATACCAGCGCATCGACGCTGTCGGACATGGCGCCCACCCGCACGCCACTGCCGTCGACCCCGAAGTCGAGGCGGGCCGTGTCGGTGCCGTGGGCGACATCGCCCTCGGTGGTGTTGATCATCTGGGTGATCATCACGTCCGCTGGCCGGACCGAGCGCACCGCGGGCATCCCGGCGAGGGCCTCCAAAGCTTCCAGCGGGAGATCGGCCCGCACCGCCTCGAAGCGCGGATGCGAGCTCAGCACGCGGCCGCCGAGCTCGGCGATGCGCGACAGAAGCTGCGGCGAGACCTGCGCCGCCAGGTCGACCCGGACCGTGCCGTCGGCCTGCACCCGGGCGCCCATGCGGAGCTGCGGCAAGCGGCCGCGCAGGCCCTCCCCGCGGCGCTGCCGCAGCTCCATCAGCAGTCGCGAATCGATTTTGTGCTGCGCCGCCGTACGACTGCGCTTGAGGGTCAATATCTGGTCGATCTGGCGCAGCGCCTCGACCTTGAGCTCTTGCGCCATCAGCGGCAGAGCCGGCGCGGCGAGGAGCAGAATCATGAGCAGGTTCAACCAGCGCATCGGCTTGCGGAGCCGGTCGCGGGAGCTTGAATGGTTCGAGCGCATATCCCACACTCCTTCGTCGAGTCGATCGGTCCATGGGGCCGGCCGGGTTACCGGTCGCGACCAGTCCCTCCTCCGGGTTGATGACCTGACTCTAGGGAAATTCGCCACGCAAAGCCTGAGAGTACGGTTACGACTCCATGTTCTCGCCGCCAAACCGTTAGAATACGGTTAGAAGTCTTGCCGTCGGCTGTTTGTTGGACTGTTGGTCGCCTAATTTGGGGTTGGTCTGAGAGGTCGAATATCTCCTCTGTTCGCTTCGCAAGCTTTCGCCTGGACTCGACCGCCGGGCGCCTCTTCGAGCTGGCGACGGAAGAACGTCCCGTCGCCCTGACGCCGAAGGCCTACGATCTTCTCGCCCTCTTTCTGCGCCATCCCGGCGAGCTCCTCACCAAGAACCATCTGCTCGACACCGTCTGGGAAGGACGGAGTGTCACCGAAGGGGTCCTCAAGGTCACCATTCGCGAGCTGCGCAAGGTGCTGGGCGACGACGCTCGTCATCCCACCTACATCGAAACCGCTCACCGCAAGGGGTATCGCTTCATCGCGCCGGTCGAGCGCGGGCCCTCGCCGCTGCGGCTGTCGGCGGAGGTTCCAGGGCGCCGCGAGCTGATCGGACGAGAGCACGAGCTGGCGGTGCTCGACCAGGCGTTCCAGGAATGCCTGACGGCCCAGCGCCGCACCTGTTTTCTCTCCGGCGGCGCCGGGATCGGCAAGACCCGCTTGGTGGAGTCGTTTCTCGAAGGCCTCGGCGACCCCTGGGTGATTCGGGGCCATTGCCTCGAGCACTATGGCGCCGGCGAGCCCTACCTGCCCCTGCTCGAGGCTCTCGGACGCCTCTGTCGCTCTCCCCGCGGCACTTCCCTGGTCCCCTTGCTGCGCCGCTTCGCTCCCACCTGGCTGCTGCAGATGTCTTCGCTGGTCCAGGAGTCGGAGTGGCAAGCCCTCCACCGCGAAACGGTCGGCGCCACTCCGGAGCGCATGCTGCGGGAAATGGCAGAAGCCCTCGAGGCCCTGAGCCAAGAATCGCCGGTAGTGCTGGTGCTCGAGGACCTCCACTGGAGCGACCGCTCCACCCTCGACCTGGTCTCGCTGCTGGCGCGCCGACCGGACCGCGCCCGCCTGCTCACCGTCGCCACCTTTCGACCGAGCGATCCCGGCGACGACGACCCGCCCCTCGAGCAGTTGAGCAGCGACCTCGAGGCGCGACGCCAAGGTCAGCTCCTCGAGCTCCAGGAGCTCGACAGCGGCCAGGTGGCGGCGCTGCTCGACAAGCGCTTCTCGCCGCACCGGTTTCCCCGCGACACTCCCCGCCGCCTGCTGCGCCATACGGGCGGCAATCCGCTGTTTCTCACCCTGCTGCTGGATGATCTGGTCGCCGAGGGCCGCATTCACCGCGACGGCGAGTCCTGGGTGCTCGATCAGGAGGCCCGCGGCATCGCTGTGCCGGATGAGATTCGCCAGCTCATCATGCGGCGTTTCGAA includes:
- a CDS encoding DUF4097 family beta strand repeat-containing protein — protein: MLRQAPRWILLCVAALAMLNVSCTYDIEAGVSGPVATESRTLERTFPADVRLANLAGTVEIVEGSGSEVRVTAEIHAKGDSDSETQELLEGMDWIEYRTKKGVDLWALSYPVDEHRKFSYPRKGMGLLRYGSSSSYYLGKKVTVTRKPSGAPVLYAHLTIEVPSGADVGMRNLVGGIEVESLQASHDLDTGSGDVTLADLEGDLMVDTGSGNVSTGSVDGDVGIDTGSGDVEIAAVRGGELEVDTGSGNVQVSSGRVRSVMIDTGSGNIRVEDFDAEEMDFDTGSGNITVDSPLDWARKVVADTGSGNVTILGDAEASFKIRSDQGSGNLTIGYRDAELIKSGRELVGAERGDQHTRIDVDTGSGNVRLSPR
- a CDS encoding dihydrofolate reductase family protein, which produces MEVVYYVAASVDGFIATADGGVDWLSPFQGPDEDYGYGRFIAGIDVLLMGSRTYEQVLGFGAWPYEQPSVVFSSRLPASDVAGVEVTARAIGPVLEELAAGGHRRAWLVGGTALATSFRRLGRIDRYELFLMPRLLGRGVPLFEAIATSEDLLLEASKSYSNGVQHLRYGRRQSQSGTFSEKIP
- a CDS encoding Na-K-Cl cotransporter produces the protein MALGSNGGAAARNAGLSTFYGVFTPSILTILGVVLFLRTGWVVANVGLMGALAIVLLAHIITVSTALSVSAIATNMQVGAGGAYFMISRSLGLEIGGAIGIPLFLAQTFSVTLYSFGLAESLRLFWPELPMRPVAAATVLVVSLLAGKSAHLALKAQVPIMVAIALALISLFIGAAGRVSESVPLWSGLDSGAVGFWQVFAVFFPAVTGLMAGISLSGDLANPTRSIVRGTLYAVGVGFAVYLTVPFALAAAADPQSLAEDNLIWFKLAAVPVLIFPGLFGAILSSALGSILGAPRTLDALAGDRVVPAMPPKILGLPIGKQLPHLLSTAVALAAVGLGGLNAVAPILTMFFLTTYGVINLVAGIEKISRSPSFRPTISVPWVISLLGAFGCVWVMILINPLAAAVAIVVETAVYLALRRRSLGASWGDLRYGALMSLVRTTLLRLRRLPMDPRNWRPHILVFADDAQRRLELIRFSSWLNQNRGILTVSELLIGDLEELAPAIPEHNQRTNEFLHRHGIVAFAEVEIARDFESGALNICQANGIAGLASNTIMFGWSDQLERLTKMLRIARGAASLGKSTILCRIAKRKWARRQRRIDIWWGGLENNGDMLLLFAYLVSLNREWSGVQLAVKTVASNQMTLDQTQRGLTALIERCRIKAHTKVIERSNGETVRSIIERESYNADAVFLGLKTVKAGEEEAYARRLMELVGDLPTVVLVRAAGPFTGQLL
- a CDS encoding DPP IV N-terminal domain-containing protein; the protein is MVPRIAATAAITCLALSITLPLGAQDSRRLELDDVFPAERPSRGATSITWSPDGQTLAFVESDESGEALWLLAMADGQRQAALRPGSLGEEEGAKELDLEAFHWSPDSQSLLFATEEDLFWWQVGSASPRRLTTPDGAVEDPKISPNGQHVGFVHDFDLYVLPVAAGAEAKRLTFDGRENVILNGTTDWVYWEEIWGRAGTGFWWGPESRRVAFYRFDETDVPTYTLLDSQPHYPEVTLQKYPKAGETNPRVRVGVVDVDSGETSWMQTGEDDREYLARIYWRPDGKSLTIRKMNREQNHFQTLACAPGEGTCSELHSERWPTWINIENDFFFLADGGFLRGSEASGRRHLYRHDASGRQVATLTSGEWAVAGVETVDEERGIAVVSAYGEGPVGAQERRVLAVALDGSGITELTSGGGWHSAQVAPSGGHWVHSHSTANRPQQRRVLSPDGQVVADLSAAEIPLDASTLPSWEFLTIPGPEGSRLPARMIRPPGTDDTTPRPVIMYHYGGPASQVVRNGWGRRDLWHKMMASRGFVVFSVDNQASVFFGKAGEDRVHRNFGPTNLAAQLAAVDYLREQPWVDGDRIGLWGWSGGGSNTLYCLFNSPGTWKAGVAGAPVTRWDLYDTIWTERYMDHPQDNGDGYEQSSPVTHAGNLEDTLLVIHGVADDNVHPQNTLILSQALIAADKAFEQGIYPEQKHGFRGQAARHFYARMTQFFERELAE
- a CDS encoding NAD(P)-dependent alcohol dehydrogenase, coding for MKAVLYRSYGEAKVLEIGTVEAPLPRRTEVLVRVAAAALNPKDILTRKGKFKLFTGRRFPMVPGLDIAGEVIAKGSAVATYDIGQRVHGMLNGWRGGGCAEQAVAGESELAPIPTEMSVVQAAALPLAGMTALQALRDLLRVKEGERVCINGASGGVGTLAVQIAKLLGAQVVAVCSGRNAALVAGLGADEVVDYTHTDVTRSGPYDAFFDVFGNCPPARVSRALPSGRHCTTVPSPGAILRELQGRLLGRPRRMVIVRGNGADLRQLDQWYAARGLDIVVDRVLPFSQAAEAHRYLETKRARGKVVLVPDPLFDHQA
- a CDS encoding S8 family serine peptidase, with the protein product MRWLNLLMILLLAAPALPLMAQELKVEALRQIDQILTLKRSRTAAQHKIDSRLLMELRQRRGEGLRGRLPQLRMGARVQADGTVRVDLAAQVSPQLLSRIAELGGRVLSSHPRFEAVRADLPLEALEALAGMPAVRSVRPADVMITQMINTTEGDVAHGTDTARLDFGVDGSGVRVGAMSDSVDALVSLQGSGDLPAGVTVLPGQSGNPGTSEGTALLEIVHDMAPGADLFFATGAGGQAQMAQNILDLAAAGCNVIVDDVLYLTEPVFQDGIIAQAVNEVAAAGVFYYSSAGNSGNLDSGTAGVWEGDYSGIALPGPLAGNGQSAHDFGGGTNNNEITFDSPSLVTLQWADPFGAASNDYDLFILDAALANVLDASTNTQNGTQNPVEAVDSIADDDTGNRVVVVLFDGVSRFIHVNTHRGRLASGTDGQVFGHPAAEGAMAVGAVNVATAGGGVFTGGPANPVQTFSSDGPRRIFFEADGTPVAPAVATAVDPGDEPLGAPMPEVRQKPDVSAADGVSTATPGFNPFFGSSASAPHVAGLAALLKELMPSLNSEGAENRVKEGSADIESPGMDNLTGVGLPIGTDVLDGAQGFDEDIFDFLLKLGENGNCSSPHTSGTGDNEVLFDGLDELLDPYTNGTQPFVFEFETDANDSDGFTGEITAKSDNGEDLFPDGFEDPDSGTPLDAACIEIGIDDTLDSDEEVLVSSAMVEFFNDGTGLFGGPIDITSSFSNPFDGRLSIIFPGLAGQDIDEVRLTMDVQSKDIFADGFESGDASSWTDQVP